In Terriglobia bacterium, the following proteins share a genomic window:
- the rpiB gene encoding ribose 5-phosphate isomerase B: MKIAIGSDHAGYRYKTVIAEHLERSGHVVQDFGTTSVEPVDYPLFVRPVAEAVGRGAADRGIVLGGSGNGEAIVANRVRGVRCTLCWNEESARLGRAHNDANVLALGERFLTRDEALAIVDVWMATEFEGGRHRHRLELIDGDRTGRSA, from the coding sequence ATGAAAATCGCCATCGGGTCCGATCACGCGGGGTATCGATACAAGACCGTGATCGCCGAGCACCTCGAGAGGTCGGGACACGTCGTCCAGGACTTCGGAACGACTTCCGTCGAACCTGTGGACTATCCCCTCTTCGTTCGTCCCGTCGCCGAGGCGGTCGGCCGGGGAGCTGCGGACCGCGGCATCGTGTTGGGTGGCTCGGGAAACGGCGAGGCGATCGTCGCCAACCGGGTTCGCGGCGTCAGGTGCACCCTGTGCTGGAACGAGGAGTCCGCGCGTCTCGGCCGCGCCCACAACGACGCCAACGTCCTGGCCCTGGGAGAGCGCTTCTTGACCCGAGACGAGGCGCTGGCGATCGTGGACGTTTGGATGGCGACGGAGTTCGAGGGTGGACGTCACCGTCACCGCCTGGAGCTCATCGATGGCGACCGCACCGGCCGATCCGCGTGA